The sequence GCCTCGCAAGGTATCCTCACCTCGCGCGGTGGCGTCTCCTCCCACGCCGCTCTCGTCGCCCGCCAGCTGGGCAAGGTGTGCGTGTGCGGTGCGACCGACGTGAAGATCGACTACGCCAAGAAGACCCTGACCTCGGGCGGCGTGACGATGAAGGAAGGCGACTACATCTCCATCGACGGCACCACCGGCGAAATCTTCCAGGGCCTGATCGAAACGATCCCCTCCGAAGTGCGCCGCGTGCTCTCCGGCGAGATGAAGGCGGAAGAAAGCCACGCCTACGACCTCTTCGCCACCGTCATGGGCTGGGCCGACGAAACCCGCACGCTCGGCATCCGCACCAACGCCGACACCCCGGCGATGGCCCGCGAAGCCGTGCAGTTCGGCGCCCAAGGCATCGGCCTCTGCCGCACCGAGCACATGTTCTTCGAAGGCGACCGCATCACCTTCATGCGCAAGATGATCCTCGCCGGTGACGAGGAAGAGCGTCGTGCCGCCCTGGCCAAGCTCCTCCCCTACCAGCGCGAAGACTTCGTCGGCCTCTTCCAGGCGATGGACGGCCTCCCCGTTACCATCCGCCTGCTCGACCCGCCCCTCCACGAATTCCTCCCGCACGACGACGCCACCCGCCACGACCTGGCGGACAAGCTCGGCGTGTCCACGGAAGTCATCGCGCAGCGCGTCTCCGCCCTGCACGAAGAGAACCCGATGCTCGGCCACCGTGGCTGCCGCCTCGGCATCACCTACCCGGAAATCACCGAAATGCAGGCCCGCGCGATCTTCGAAGCGGCCGCTGAAGTGGTCGCCGCCGGCACCAAGGTGAACCCCGAAGTGATGGTCCCGCTCGTCGGTTTCAAGGACGAGCTCGCCAACCAGGCCAAGATCATCCGCTCCGTCGCCGACGAGGTGATGAAGGAAAAGAGCGTGAAGATCGAGTACAAGCTCGGCACCATGATCGAAGTGCCCCGCGGCGCCGTCACGGCCGACGAAATCGCCAAGGAAGCGGAATTCTTCAGCTTCGGCACGAACGACCTCACCCAGACCACCCTCGGCCTCAGCCGCGACGACATGGGCTCGTTCTTCGAAGACTACCGCAACCTGGAAATCTTCGACCGCAACCCGTTTGCCAGCCTCGACCAAGTCGGCGTCGGCAGCCTGGTGAAGATCGCCGTCGAAAAGGGCCGCCAAACCCGCCCCGACATCAAGCTCGGTATCTGCGGTGAACACGGTGGCGACCCGGCCTCGATCAAGTTCTTCCACCAAGTGGGCCTCAACTACGTCTCCTGCTCGCCCCCCCGCGTCCCGGTGGCCCGCCTCGCTGCGGCCCAAGCCGCCCTCTAAGGCGACGCCACACGCGTAGTTGATTCAGAGACACCTTTCAGCCCCCGTCCCGAGCATCTCGGGCGGGGGCTTTTTTGTGCGAAAAGGAGAAGAAGGCGGGGATACGTTCGCCCGCAAAGACGCAGAGAGGCGCGGAGCTACCGCAGCCGACGCCGCCAATACCCCGGTTGGCGGGAAGTATGCGCGAGGGCCAAAACACGCACCAGCGACTCCTCCTTCACATATTCGAAGTAGATGAGGTAGCGGAAGCGATTGACCGCACAACGCCGTGCCCCGAGATCGCGGCGAAAGCTTTGTGGGCGTCGTAATATCCGGCTGATGCCCGACTCTACCTCCTCGATCAGCCGACGCCCCAAGCCTGCCTCGTGCTCTTCCAGCCATTCCGCAGCCGAAGTCAGCTCCCGCTCAAAGGCAGGGTGGTAGAGAATCTTCACGAAAACCGACGCTTCAAGTTACCAAAAACCTCTTCATGCGTCCGGCCCTGAACCTTGCCCGAACTCAGATCGGCCGACCGTTGCCGCAATACTCCCTCCAGCTCCTCTTCCTCGCGGGCATGGACAGAGCGGGCAACCTGGGCAAACTCAGCCTCAGGCAATCGGCGAATTTCAGCAAGGATCTGCTCCAAGGACATGCCGTTAAAATCTGCCATCGCATCCCTCTCTGCAAGCATATCCTCCTCCCCCACAAACTGGCATGCGCTAAGCACCTTGAAAGGGCATGAGCGTGAAAATCCGAAAGCAAGGCGACTACGAACTGTTCAACACCACGCACGACCACCAGATCCTGGTGCTCGACGAAGAGCGCTATTTTGCGTGGGTACGTGGCCAGCAAGGCGAGATCCTCGTCGGCTCCGACTCCGACCACCAGAAGGACGACTCCTGCCAGCGAGGCCGCTACTTCCTCGTCGATTTCGACGACGAGGAAGACTTCCAGGACATGCCCCACCTCTTTCTGCAAGACGGCAAAAGCTACGATTCGCTCGTGCTGCCTAAGGGCCTGCCCAGCAAAAAGGGCGACCGCCAGAAGGTGATCCGCAACGAGAACGACGTAGGCAAGAAAGCCCTGGAGCGCACCCTGCGCGAAGACGACTAGCCTAGCCCCCAACAGAGCAGGGCCGAATAGAGATCGCCGCAACTCGCCCCGCAGTCCAGCATGGTAGGTGCCATGAAAAAGATCTCCCCCCTGCTCGCCCTCTTGTGCTGGTTCGCAACCGCCCTCAATGCGGCACCGGCGCTTTATGCGGTCAAGATTCATGCCGACTGGTGCGTCGTCTGCAAACGCCTGGAGCCCGCGTTTGAGGCCGCTCAGAGCGAGCTGAAGGAGGCAGACGTCGCGTTCCTCAAGTTCGACCTGACGAGCGATGCCACCCAGGCCGCCTCTCAGGAAAAGGCTCGCGAGCTGGGCCTCGAAGCGCTGTTTGCTCAACGACTGCCTACGGGGATCGTGGTGGTTTACGATCCCGAGACGCAGGAAATCCGTCAGATCCTGAAGGTGAACCGCTCCGGCGCGCAGATGGCCGAGGCGATCCGGGAGCTGCTGGCTCAAGAATCGTAGGCGTTGGCGGGCGAATGACGCCCCCACCCCGCCGGCGGGGTAACGACCGGCACATCGAGGCGGAAGGTGGTGCCCTGCGGCCCGGTGAATTCCAGCACCAGCTCGGCATCGACCTGACGGGCCAGCAAGTGCGAAATGGCCAGCCCCAGCCCCGTGCCGCCCTCCTTGGTGCTCGTAACCGGGGTGAAAAGGTGCGCGTGCACCGCATCGGGGAGACCCGGCCCCTCGTCCATCACCCGGCAGCAAAGCCGCTCGGGGCGGTGGTCGAAATGGAGCGTCACCTCCCGACCGGGCGGCGTCGCCTCGATGGCATTCGTCAGCAGGTTTTGCAGGATCAGCGCCACAAGATTGAGGTCCTTCATCGGCAGCTCTACCTCCGGCGCCTCACTGACCTCGAGGACCACGCCCGCCTCCTCGGCCCGATCCTTGACGGCGTCGCGCAGGAGGTCGCTCAAATCGTTGACCGAGTAGCGCCGCTGCGAGTCGCGCTGGTGCTGGCGCAGCATCCGGGTCGTCTCCTGCAGCATTTGCTGCATCCGGTCTGCCACCCGGCTGGCCTCTTCCAGCTGCGGCTGTCGCGCAAGGTGCCGTTGCAGGCCGGCCAACGGGTTTTTCAGCCCGTGCAGCAGATGGGCGGAAATCGTCCCGAGCGCTGACGTTTTGGCGGCCAGCACCAGCTCTTCGTTGACGCGCTCCAGCTCGTGCGTGCGCTCGACCAAGGCCAGGTTCAACCGGCGCACCCGGGCAAAGCCGACCGCGACCAGCGCCACAATCAGCACACCGCCGAGCCCAAACGCGAGCCCGTACTGGGCCAGCAAACGCTGGTCGAGCGCGGCAAAATCGGCCGCCAGCGAGCCCGCATCGAGCCAGTATTGCAACAGCCGCAGCGCCTCGCCGGTTTGCGGGTCGCGCAGCAGCACCCACACCTCCATCAGCGTATCCTGCTCGGGATTGAGGATCGAGGCATCGCGAAAAATCGAATCGAGCCGCAGCCCTGGGTGAAAGCGGCTGTAGCCCCCGCCTTCCTCTAATTGAAGCCGGGCAGACTCTTCCAGCGGCGAGGGATACAGACTGCGCGGCACCGTCTGCTCGATACTGCCTTCGGGCGAATAAAGCGCGACCCCCACCACGCCCTTCAGCTCACTCACCTCCAGCGCCAGGCTCAGGAAGTCGTAACCCAACCCGGGGATCGGCTGCTGCTGCTCAAGCTCGCGTGCCGCGACCGACTGGAGCAGCTCCGCATCGCGCGCCATCAGGCTCTCGCGCAAGGCGGCACGCATCTCCCAGCCAATCGCAAAGAGCACCCCGCCGTAGACGGTGAGCAGCGCCAGCCCCAGCGGCAATACCACCGACCAGAAGCGCGGCGCAGCGACATGCGGTTTACCGTTCGCCATGCTCGCCCCACCCCCCGCGTAGTTCGTCCACCCGCGAGCGTTGCCACTCGCGAAACTCGTCGATCAGTGCCGCGCGCTCTTCGTCGGTCTCGGCCTCGTCCAGGGCTTTGCGCAGCCGGTTTCGCTCCTGCCGCCACTGCGCCGCCTCTTCGGCAAACGCTTCTCGACGGGCCTCGATCCCCCGCGGCACCTGCAAGGCCTGCCCCTGCGTGCGCCACCAGTGCTTGAGGTCGCCCGTCAGACGGCGCACCTCCTCGATACGGGCGGCATTCTCGGTGCGAAAGCGCTCCAGCGCCTGCTCGCGCTCCCGGATCGACGGCATGGGCCCCAGCGCATTGAGCGCCTGCCGCCGCGTCAGCAACAGCTCGCGCCCCAGCCGACGCAGCTCATCCACCTGGGCCTGCACCTCGGGCGGAAAGACGGCCTCGCCCTCGGGTGGATTGGCTGCGCGATAGAGGTCCTGCATCTCCTGCAGCTCCCATTCGAGCTGCTCCTGTTGGGCCAGCTCCGGCGCGTGGGCACGGAACCACTGGGCGAGCGCGTCGCGCCGTTGAGGGCGCGTCGTCGCGGCCGGCAAAACAGCCAAGGCCGCTTCACGACTCTCGCGCAGGCGCTCGCGGCCAGCCTGGACTTCCTTCCACAGCTCCCGTAACTCCGGCGGCGCATCGTCGGGCACCGCCTTGAGATTCCGATGCCCTGGCGGCCCTTCGCGTGGGGGCGGGCCACCGGAGAAAGGCGGTGGCATCTCGGGTGGTGGTTGCCCTCCCAGGCTGGCGGTAGCAGCGAGCCACCCCAGCAAACAAAGTCGCATCGTCTTCATGGGCAGAACCATTGCAGGAGTATTGCCATCGCGGCGCTCTCATCCATAAGCGCTTCAACACCAGCGGTCAAGGCCGGCCAGCCCTGTGCGACCAAAGGCCCCAGAGCTGGGAAATCGTTCCCGGTTTTAACCACCACTCAAGTGCAGCCGGGAAAATTTACGCATCGCCCTCGCCCGTGGTCTTGAGCCGGTAGCGCACATAGTCGCGCGGCACCCCCAACAAGCGCGCCGCCGCCGAAACGTTTTGCTCGCACCGGTCGAGCGCCTGCTGGATCAGCACCATCCCCAGCTCCTGCAGCGCCTGCTCCAGGTTAAACTCGCCCTCGGCAGGGAACGCCCAATACGGGTTGAGCAAGGTGGGCAGCCCCTCCCCTTCCGGCTCCGCGCCCAGGCTCGCCTGCCCCAGGTGTGGGAAATTCAGCGTGTCGCCTTCGATGAAGATCAGCGCCCTCTCCAGCTCGTGCCCCAGCTCGCGGAGGTTGCCCGGCCACGCATACGCCTGCAGCTCACGGTAGCCGCGCGGGGATATCTTGACCTCCGGCAGCCGATAGCGGCGCTTGAGCCCATCCAGCAGATGATCCGCCAGCGCCGGCACATCGGCCCGTCGCTCCCGCAGCGAAGGCAGGCGCAGCCGCAAGAGGTTGAGGCGGTGAAACAGGTCTTCGCGAAATTTCCCCTCATGCACCAGCTCGCCCAGGTCATGCAGGCTCGCCGTCACCAGCCTCACATCGACTGGGATGCTCCGATTGCCCCCCACCCGCCGGATCGAGCGGTCTTCGATCGCCGTCAGCACCTTGGCCTGCACGGCAGGGGAGAGGCTCGAAATTTCATCGAGAAACAGGGTACCCCCGTGCGCCGCCTCAAACAGGCCGATTCGATTGGCCCGGGCGTCGGTAAACGCCCCCTTCTCGTGCCCAAAAAGCTCCGACTCTGCCAACGTATCTGGGAGGGTCGCACAGTTGACCTGCACCAGCGGTTGACTGGCGCGCGGCCCCTGCTCGTGCAGCCACCGGGCCAGAGTGCTCTTGCCGGTGCCCGTTTCGCCCTCGATCAACACCGGCGGCAGGTGGTGGCGCAAGCGCTGCTCGGCCTGCAGGATGCGTTGCAACTCGTGCTGCAAGGTGGTCAGCGCCTGCCCAAAGTAAATGCCGCCGACCGACTGCTTCTGCGCTTCGCGCTGGTGCTGCTCGATCCGGTCGCGCCGCCGGTTGTCGCGCGCCCGACGCAACACCAGCGGCAAGGCTTCCGGCTCGAACGGCTTGGCCAGAAAATCGGCGGCCCCCAGGCGCATGGCTTCCACCGCCAGCTGCACGCCCCCTTCAGCCGTCATCACCACCACTGCAGTCGTGGGGCCAAAAACCTCGTCTCTCAGCAGCTCAAGACTACTTCCGTCGGGCAAATGAACATCCAGCAAGGCGAAATCCGGCTCCCAATCGGCCGCCGCCGTGCGGGCCTCCTGCAGCGTCCCCACCGGGAGCACATCTGCGCCCTGCTCTTCCAGGTAGTCGCACAATTCATCGCGCCAGAAACGCTCGTCTTCCACGACCAGCACCCGTTGATCGGCCAGCAACTTCGCCATGTCGGGGTCAACCATGACGCGCCTCACAGGTTTCGCCAAGCCACTAAATGCGGGCCTCGCAGGCACAAAAAACCCCGCAGGTCCTGAAACCGGCGGGGCTTTTCAAATCGAAAACGGCAACGCTTACTGGGCGTCGGCAGTCGGCGACACCTGGGAGGCGCGCTCGGCCATCGCTTCCTTCAGCGCTTCGCGCTTCGCGAAAAGCGCGCTGCTGCGGTACTGGCGCTTGCGGGCAGCCAGTTGACGTTGACGGTGGGCGTTCGGCTTGGAGCCGGCGGCCTTTTTCTTGGGGCGGCGTTTGCCCGAAAGTGATTGAATGCGTCCGCTCATGGTAAAGGGAAAAGCTAGTAGAAATCGCGCACGCGAAGCAAGCTAATCTTTTCGCATCCGGCCAACCGTACGGGCTCACGTCCACGGCCCAACCACCCTAGCGACCGTTCATCATGAAAGTGCTGTTTAGCTCGACATCTATTTCATATGAAATACCATCTAGATTTTCTCCTTTCACCCCCCAAATAATATCAGAATGAAGTCCCCCC comes from Verrucomicrobiota bacterium JB022 and encodes:
- a CDS encoding type II toxin-antitoxin system RelE/ParE family toxin, which encodes MKILYHPAFERELTSAAEWLEEHEAGLGRRLIEEVESGISRILRRPQSFRRDLGARRCAVNRFRYLIYFEYVKEESLVRVLALAHTSRQPGYWRRRLR
- a CDS encoding thioredoxin domain-containing protein, with amino-acid sequence MKKISPLLALLCWFATALNAAPALYAVKIHADWCVVCKRLEPAFEAAQSELKEADVAFLKFDLTSDATQAASQEKARELGLEALFAQRLPTGIVVVYDPETQEIRQILKVNRSGAQMAEAIRELLAQES
- a CDS encoding HAMP domain-containing sensor histidine kinase, with translation MANGKPHVAAPRFWSVVLPLGLALLTVYGGVLFAIGWEMRAALRESLMARDAELLQSVAARELEQQQPIPGLGYDFLSLALEVSELKGVVGVALYSPEGSIEQTVPRSLYPSPLEESARLQLEEGGGYSRFHPGLRLDSIFRDASILNPEQDTLMEVWVLLRDPQTGEALRLLQYWLDAGSLAADFAALDQRLLAQYGLAFGLGGVLIVALVAVGFARVRRLNLALVERTHELERVNEELVLAAKTSALGTISAHLLHGLKNPLAGLQRHLARQPQLEEASRVADRMQQMLQETTRMLRQHQRDSQRRYSVNDLSDLLRDAVKDRAEEAGVVLEVSEAPEVELPMKDLNLVALILQNLLTNAIEATPPGREVTLHFDHRPERLCCRVMDEGPGLPDAVHAHLFTPVTSTKEGGTGLGLAISHLLARQVDAELVLEFTGPQGTTFRLDVPVVTPPAGWGRHSPANAYDS
- a CDS encoding sigma-54 dependent transcriptional regulator yields the protein MAKLLADQRVLVVEDERFWRDELCDYLEEQGADVLPVGTLQEARTAAADWEPDFALLDVHLPDGSSLELLRDEVFGPTTAVVVMTAEGGVQLAVEAMRLGAADFLAKPFEPEALPLVLRRARDNRRRDRIEQHQREAQKQSVGGIYFGQALTTLQHELQRILQAEQRLRHHLPPVLIEGETGTGKSTLARWLHEQGPRASQPLVQVNCATLPDTLAESELFGHEKGAFTDARANRIGLFEAAHGGTLFLDEISSLSPAVQAKVLTAIEDRSIRRVGGNRSIPVDVRLVTASLHDLGELVHEGKFREDLFHRLNLLRLRLPSLRERRADVPALADHLLDGLKRRYRLPEVKISPRGYRELQAYAWPGNLRELGHELERALIFIEGDTLNFPHLGQASLGAEPEGEGLPTLLNPYWAFPAEGEFNLEQALQELGMVLIQQALDRCEQNVSAAARLLGVPRDYVRYRLKTTGEGDA